In Candidatus Roseilinea sp., one DNA window encodes the following:
- the hmgB gene encoding fumarylacetoacetase, with protein MQSWLDVAPDSDFSIHNLPFGVFKTRDRAPRTGIAIGDYIVDLVVLAEHRLLSVPTEVPGDEGDLRLALNQPVLNDFIALGKPVTRAVRLRVQELLVTPLHASHEPDLWVHALVRQRDAEMCKPLRVPNYTDFYSSLYHATNVGAMFRDPKNALLPNWRHLPVAYHGRASSIVVSGTPIRRPCGQIKRDDPEPIFGPTHALDFELEVAFIVGKASPLGRPITTSEAEDHIFGLVLFNDWSARDIQKWEYQPLGPFLGKNFGSTVSPWIVTLEALEPFRVSTPLQAPEPLPYLRFVGNKSFDIHLEVDITTPTGATMTVCRSNFKHMYWNMSQQLAHHTVNGCNVEVGDLMASGTLSGPTPESYGSMLELTWNGRNPIRLPDGSMRTFIEDGDTITLRGWAERDGIRVGFGEARTTILSAWCIEA; from the coding sequence ATGCAGTCCTGGCTTGACGTCGCGCCGGATTCCGACTTCAGCATCCACAATCTGCCGTTCGGCGTCTTCAAGACGCGCGATCGCGCGCCGCGCACCGGCATCGCCATCGGCGATTACATCGTGGATTTGGTTGTGCTGGCAGAGCACCGTTTGCTCTCCGTTCCTACCGAGGTGCCGGGGGACGAAGGCGATTTGCGACTCGCGCTGAACCAGCCCGTGCTCAATGACTTCATCGCCTTGGGCAAACCGGTGACGCGTGCCGTGCGCCTACGCGTCCAGGAGTTGCTCGTAACTCCGCTGCATGCTTCGCACGAGCCGGATCTCTGGGTGCACGCGCTCGTCAGGCAGCGCGATGCCGAAATGTGCAAGCCGCTGCGCGTGCCGAATTACACCGACTTCTACTCCAGCCTGTATCACGCCACGAACGTCGGCGCGATGTTCCGCGACCCGAAGAACGCCTTGCTGCCGAACTGGCGCCATCTGCCCGTGGCCTACCACGGTCGCGCTTCGTCCATTGTAGTGAGCGGGACGCCGATCCGCCGGCCGTGTGGCCAGATCAAACGCGATGATCCCGAGCCCATCTTCGGCCCGACGCACGCGCTCGACTTCGAGTTGGAAGTAGCCTTCATCGTCGGCAAGGCTTCACCGCTCGGCCGGCCCATCACTACCTCGGAAGCAGAGGATCACATCTTCGGACTGGTGCTGTTCAACGATTGGTCGGCGCGCGACATCCAAAAATGGGAGTATCAGCCGCTCGGTCCCTTCCTCGGCAAGAACTTCGGTTCGACCGTCTCGCCTTGGATTGTGACGCTCGAAGCGCTCGAGCCGTTTCGCGTATCCACGCCGCTGCAAGCGCCGGAGCCTTTGCCCTATCTGCGCTTCGTGGGCAACAAGAGCTTCGACATCCATCTGGAAGTGGACATCACGACGCCAACCGGTGCAACGATGACCGTGTGCCGGAGCAACTTCAAGCACATGTACTGGAACATGAGCCAACAGTTGGCGCATCACACGGTCAACGGCTGCAACGTCGAGGTCGGCGACTTGATGGCATCGGGCACGCTAAGCGGGCCGACTCCAGAATCGTACGGCTCGATGCTCGAACTGACGTGGAACGGTCGAAATCCGATTCGACTGCCGGACGGCAGCATGCGCACATTCATCGAAGATGGCGATACGATCACGCTGCGGGGGTGGGCAGAGCGCGATGGCATCCGCGTCGGCTTCGGCGAGGCGCGCACGACGATCCTGTCGGCATGGTGTATCGAGGCGTGA
- a CDS encoding tRNA-dihydrouridine synthase → MQPTFYVRDIPVYGDLILSPMDGFSDLPYRLICREYGSAMSYTEFTACEAILRDAKPALRQLDYHPSEKPQLTFQIFDSDEDRIVACAQKIERLGPGIIDLNMGCSVSSVSGRGAGAGLLRDPQKIGRIFNRMSKAVRVPVTGKIRLGWDAKSRNYIEVAKILEDNGASLIAVHGRTKEQAYKGVADWDAIAEVKQAVRIPVIGNGDVKTVADIARIKAHTGCDGVMIGRAAIGNPWIFQRKDRHEVTVEEVIVLLKRHLRAMIEYYGDHGLILFRKHAVKYMQGMPHVAALRAQLVTCESVGAFHDLVDDFQRRYRQGLLPDSAYDVTPVQDEEAEWSCDRAAIACA, encoded by the coding sequence ATGCAGCCAACGTTCTACGTCCGCGACATCCCGGTATACGGCGATCTGATCCTGTCGCCGATGGATGGGTTTTCCGACCTGCCCTACCGGCTGATTTGCCGCGAATACGGCAGCGCGATGAGCTATACCGAGTTCACCGCGTGCGAGGCCATCCTGCGCGACGCCAAGCCGGCGCTGCGCCAGCTCGATTATCATCCTAGCGAAAAGCCGCAACTCACCTTCCAGATCTTCGACAGCGACGAAGACCGCATCGTGGCCTGCGCGCAGAAGATCGAGCGGCTCGGCCCCGGCATCATTGACCTGAACATGGGCTGCTCGGTCAGCAGCGTGAGCGGGCGCGGCGCCGGCGCCGGCCTGCTGCGCGACCCGCAGAAGATCGGGCGCATCTTCAACCGCATGAGCAAAGCCGTGCGCGTGCCGGTCACCGGCAAGATTCGCCTGGGCTGGGACGCGAAGTCGCGCAACTATATCGAGGTCGCCAAGATCCTCGAGGACAACGGTGCATCGTTGATCGCCGTGCACGGCCGCACCAAGGAGCAGGCCTACAAGGGCGTCGCCGACTGGGACGCCATCGCCGAGGTAAAGCAGGCGGTGAGGATCCCGGTCATCGGCAACGGCGACGTGAAGACCGTGGCCGACATCGCGCGCATCAAGGCGCACACCGGCTGCGACGGCGTGATGATCGGTCGCGCCGCCATCGGCAACCCGTGGATCTTCCAGCGCAAAGACCGCCACGAGGTCACCGTCGAGGAGGTCATCGTGCTGCTCAAGCGCCACCTGCGGGCGATGATCGAATACTACGGCGACCACGGCTTGATCCTCTTCCGCAAGCACGCAGTGAAATACATGCAGGGCATGCCACACGTGGCCGCGCTGCGCGCCCAGCTCGTCACCTGCGAGAGCGTCGGCGCTTTCCACGACCTGGTGGACGACTTCCAGCGCCGCTACCGGCAAGGCTTGCTGCCCGATAGCGCATACGACGTGACACCCGTGCAGGACGAGGAAGCTGAGTGGTCGTGCGACCGGGCAGCCATCGCATGCGCGTGA
- a CDS encoding glycosyl transferase family 1: MRVTLLSKALVVGAYQRKCELIAAHADIALTVLVPPAWGNQPLERAHTNGYTLQAIPIRFNGNFHLHYYPTLQQTLARSQPDVVHIDEEPYNLATWLAVRAARSLRPSPRVLFFSWQNLYRRYPPPFRWMERDVLRRADVAIAGSEAARAVWQSKGFAGPIHVVPQFGVDEQAFASPGEHHRSDEFIVGYAGRLVREKGVDVLIRAFARLPRSARLIIAGAGQEQSALRMLAEQLRVAERVEFHPPLPSTRMPEFYRALDAFVLPSRTLPHWKEQFGRVLIEAMACGVPVIASRCGEAPNVVGDAGLTFDEEDGDALAEHLTALMTQQRLRAELSRRGRERVLAHFTMRHIADRTAEIYRLTNAHRARV, translated from the coding sequence ATGCGCGTGACGCTGCTATCGAAAGCGCTGGTCGTTGGCGCGTATCAGCGCAAGTGCGAGTTGATCGCAGCACACGCAGACATCGCACTCACCGTCCTCGTCCCGCCGGCGTGGGGCAACCAGCCGCTCGAACGCGCCCACACGAACGGCTACACGCTGCAGGCTATCCCGATCCGCTTCAACGGCAACTTTCACCTGCACTACTATCCCACCCTGCAGCAAACGTTGGCCCGGTCTCAGCCGGATGTGGTGCACATAGACGAGGAGCCCTACAACTTAGCGACATGGCTGGCCGTGAGGGCGGCTAGGTCGCTCCGGCCGTCGCCGCGCGTGCTATTTTTCTCCTGGCAGAACCTCTACCGGCGCTACCCGCCGCCGTTTCGCTGGATGGAGCGCGATGTATTGCGCCGCGCCGACGTGGCTATCGCCGGCAGCGAAGCGGCGCGCGCGGTGTGGCAATCCAAGGGCTTCGCCGGCCCGATCCACGTCGTCCCCCAGTTCGGGGTGGATGAGCAAGCGTTCGCATCGCCGGGTGAGCATCACAGGAGTGATGAGTTCATCGTCGGCTACGCCGGCCGGCTGGTGCGCGAGAAAGGTGTAGACGTGCTGATTCGCGCCTTCGCTCGATTACCGCGTTCGGCGCGCTTGATCATCGCCGGCGCGGGTCAGGAGCAAAGCGCACTGCGCATGCTGGCGGAGCAGTTGCGAGTTGCCGAGCGTGTCGAGTTTCACCCGCCGCTGCCGTCCACACGCATGCCGGAGTTCTATCGAGCGCTGGATGCCTTCGTGCTGCCCTCGCGCACGCTGCCCCACTGGAAAGAACAATTCGGCCGAGTGCTGATCGAAGCGATGGCATGCGGCGTGCCGGTGATCGCCTCGCGCTGCGGCGAAGCGCCCAACGTCGTGGGCGATGCCGGCCTGACCTTCGACGAGGAGGACGGCGACGCATTGGCGGAGCACTTGACGGCGCTGATGACCCAGCAGCGCCTGCGCGCAGAGCTGAGCCGGCGTGGGCGCGAGCGCGTGCTGGCGCACTTCACGATGCGCCATATCGCCGATCGCACCGCAGAGATATATCGCCTGACGAATGCTCATCGAGCGCGTGTATAA
- the dapL gene encoding LL-diaminopimelate aminotransferase has product MTMIPPARRMSAVKPHLFARLNRRKAELRAAGVDVIALDMGSPDLPPAPHIVEALVRSARRPDSYGYGEFSGSSAVKRAFARFYAQRFGVELNPEREVLLLLGSKEGIYHLSFAYLDSGDVALVPDPGYPTYASAARLAGATVHAVRLERARGANGVGSVSSVGGGEDVMWLPVLESIPEDVVARAKVLWLNYPNNPTASIASRAFFEHAVAFCRQRGILLAHDHAYSETGYDGYRAPSVLQVRDAKDVAVEFFSLSKAYNVAGMRVGALVGHPEVVKTVAALKSNVDTGAFAAIQDAAVAALTGDQAWLEERQEIYRRRREVCVAALRALGCEVALPRATIYLWARLPRGEVDSAAWCTAVLEATGVSFTPGVAFGQNGEGHFRVALTAPLERLREAMERLATYLQRSGRPSPMGTDGAYDHPLAHAVLA; this is encoded by the coding sequence ATGACCATGATTCCACCTGCCCGTCGCATGTCAGCGGTCAAGCCGCATTTGTTCGCCCGTCTCAACCGGCGCAAAGCCGAGCTGCGGGCGGCCGGCGTGGATGTGATCGCGCTCGACATGGGTTCGCCCGACCTGCCGCCTGCGCCGCATATCGTCGAGGCACTGGTGCGCAGCGCGCGCCGGCCGGATAGCTACGGTTACGGCGAATTCAGCGGTTCGTCTGCAGTCAAGCGCGCTTTCGCGCGCTTCTATGCACAGCGCTTCGGCGTCGAGCTCAATCCTGAACGCGAGGTGTTGCTGCTGCTCGGCTCGAAGGAAGGCATCTACCATCTCAGCTTCGCTTACCTCGATTCCGGCGACGTCGCCCTCGTGCCCGATCCCGGCTATCCGACCTACGCGTCTGCAGCGCGACTGGCCGGCGCGACGGTGCATGCCGTGCGGCTGGAGCGGGCGAGGGGGGCGAATGGTGTCGGTAGTGTCAGTAGTGTCGGTGGTGGCGAGGACGTGATGTGGTTGCCTGTGCTGGAAAGCATCCCGGAGGATGTCGTTGCGCGGGCGAAAGTGCTGTGGCTGAACTACCCGAACAATCCGACCGCGTCTATTGCGTCGCGCGCGTTCTTCGAGCATGCCGTCGCATTCTGTAGGCAGCGCGGCATCTTGCTGGCGCACGATCATGCCTACAGCGAGACCGGCTATGACGGCTATCGCGCGCCGAGCGTGCTGCAGGTTCGCGATGCAAAGGATGTCGCCGTGGAGTTCTTCTCGCTCTCCAAGGCTTACAACGTCGCCGGCATGCGCGTTGGCGCGCTGGTCGGTCATCCCGAGGTCGTGAAGACGGTCGCTGCGCTGAAGAGCAACGTAGACACCGGCGCCTTCGCTGCGATTCAAGATGCAGCCGTCGCGGCGCTCACCGGCGATCAAGCGTGGTTGGAAGAGCGGCAGGAGATCTACCGCCGGCGCCGAGAGGTGTGCGTAGCGGCGCTGCGCGCATTGGGCTGCGAGGTCGCGCTGCCGCGCGCCACGATTTACCTGTGGGCACGCTTGCCGCGTGGTGAGGTGGACAGCGCCGCTTGGTGCACCGCCGTGCTCGAAGCGACCGGCGTCTCGTTCACCCCCGGCGTGGCTTTCGGCCAGAACGGTGAAGGTCACTTTCGCGTCGCGCTCACCGCACCCCTGGAGCGATTGCGCGAGGCGATGGAACGGCTGGCCACATACTTACAGCGCTCAGGTCGCCCGTCGCCTATGGGAACCGACGGCGCTTACGATCATCCCTTAGCGCATGCAGTCCTGGCTTGA
- a CDS encoding molybdenum cofactor biosynthesis protein MoeB, with translation MSITIRIPTPLRPYVGGAKEIAGNAGTVAEVLAALSTAYPELKRHLFNEEGKLRSFVNVYLGDEDVRYLQGPDTPVPDGAMLSIVPSVAGGTASSPFIIEPNSVHLSNDEIRRYSRHLILPEIAMSGQKKLKQASVLLVGAGGLGAPAAMYLAAAGVGHLGIVDFDVVDESNLQRQIIHGQSTVGKPKLQSAAQRIKDINPFVEVTGYEEPLTSQNALRIFADYDVIVDGTDNFPTRYLVNDACVLLGKPNVYGSIFRFEGQASVLWAKHGPCYRCLYPEPPPPGLVPSCAEGGVLGVLPGVIGVIQATEAIKLITGIGEPLIGRLLLYDALEMRFRELKLRKDPACPICGEHPTVHELIDYDAFCGVPSRNGPTPETSHGVPEITVKELKQRIEAGLDKTNTILIDVREPYEWQIAHLDAARLIPKGEIQNHLHELSQADEILVHCRSGARSADVVKFLINDVGFRKVKNVKGGILAWAREIDPSMPVY, from the coding sequence ATGTCAATCACGATTCGCATCCCCACCCCGCTGCGGCCGTATGTAGGTGGGGCGAAGGAGATCGCCGGCAACGCCGGCACCGTTGCAGAGGTGCTGGCTGCACTGAGCACTGCGTATCCCGAGTTGAAGCGGCATCTGTTTAACGAAGAGGGGAAGCTGCGCTCGTTCGTCAACGTATATCTAGGCGACGAGGACGTGCGCTATCTGCAAGGGCCGGACACGCCGGTGCCCGACGGCGCGATGTTGAGCATCGTGCCGAGCGTGGCCGGCGGGACTGCGTCATCGCCGTTCATCATCGAGCCCAACAGCGTGCACCTTTCCAACGACGAGATCCGCCGCTATTCGCGCCACTTGATCCTGCCCGAGATCGCTATGAGCGGGCAGAAGAAGCTGAAGCAGGCCAGCGTGCTACTGGTCGGCGCAGGTGGGCTAGGCGCGCCGGCAGCCATGTATCTAGCGGCCGCCGGCGTCGGCCATCTCGGCATTGTGGACTTCGACGTGGTGGACGAGTCCAACTTGCAGCGACAGATCATCCACGGTCAGAGCACCGTCGGCAAACCGAAGCTACAGAGCGCGGCTCAGCGCATCAAGGACATCAACCCGTTCGTCGAAGTGACCGGCTACGAAGAGCCGCTGACCAGCCAGAACGCGCTGCGCATCTTCGCCGACTACGACGTGATCGTGGATGGCACCGACAACTTCCCCACGCGCTACTTGGTCAACGATGCGTGCGTGCTGCTCGGCAAGCCGAACGTGTATGGCAGCATCTTTCGCTTCGAGGGACAGGCCTCGGTGCTCTGGGCCAAGCACGGCCCGTGTTACCGCTGCCTCTACCCCGAGCCGCCGCCCCCCGGCCTGGTGCCATCATGCGCGGAGGGCGGCGTGCTGGGCGTGCTGCCCGGCGTAATCGGCGTGATCCAGGCCACCGAGGCGATCAAGCTCATCACCGGCATCGGCGAGCCGCTGATCGGCCGGCTGCTGCTCTACGACGCGTTGGAGATGCGCTTTCGCGAGCTGAAGCTGCGCAAAGACCCGGCCTGCCCCATCTGCGGCGAGCATCCCACCGTACACGAGCTGATTGACTACGACGCGTTCTGCGGCGTGCCGTCGCGCAACGGTCCGACACCGGAGACAAGTCACGGCGTGCCGGAGATCACGGTCAAAGAGCTGAAACAGCGCATCGAGGCCGGCCTGGACAAGACCAACACGATTCTGATTGACGTGCGGGAGCCGTACGAATGGCAGATTGCCCACCTGGACGCGGCACGGCTCATCCCCAAGGGCGAAATTCAGAATCACCTGCACGAGCTAAGCCAGGCCGACGAAATCTTAGTGCACTGCCGCAGCGGCGCGCGCAGCGCCGACGTGGTGAAGTTTCTGATCAACGATGTTGGCTTTCGCAAGGTGAAGAACGTCAAGGGCGGCATTTTGGCCTGGGCGCGGGAGATTGACCCGAGCATGCCGGTGTATTAA
- a CDS encoding sulfofructose kinase: protein MPRIVCFGYVNPGVVFSVDRYPAANTGAYVTAKRPFIGADCAMAAQMLARWGVEVHLIGNALGADDLGRQTLVQLAEMGVHAHIALRRDLHTPYEVDISDRAGTRTFFVEDAPEVWGSLIEADLQAIAGAAMLYADWYVGPAVERAIAFARMHGVPVFLNVEYSLLQPHRYQHLITQSAYAQSPMSDVHVVQEDPRAIAKALHALGVEVAFVTRGKHGSLAIDPSGLIEVPAPSVNVVDTQGAGAVYSAAAMYGLLADWPIERVVRFATTAASLKCAQHGLPHMAVEAIVAHAANEP, encoded by the coding sequence ATGCCCCGTATCGTCTGCTTCGGCTACGTCAATCCCGGCGTGGTGTTCTCGGTAGATCGCTACCCGGCTGCCAATACCGGCGCCTACGTGACCGCCAAGCGGCCGTTCATCGGCGCAGACTGTGCGATGGCGGCGCAGATGCTGGCACGCTGGGGGGTTGAAGTGCACCTGATCGGCAATGCGCTCGGCGCCGACGATCTGGGCCGGCAAACGCTGGTGCAACTCGCCGAGATGGGCGTGCACGCGCACATTGCGCTGCGGCGCGACCTGCACACGCCGTATGAAGTGGACATTTCCGACCGCGCCGGCACGCGCACCTTCTTCGTCGAGGATGCCCCTGAGGTGTGGGGGAGCCTGATCGAAGCCGACCTCCAAGCCATCGCCGGCGCTGCTATGTTGTATGCGGACTGGTACGTTGGGCCGGCGGTCGAGCGCGCTATCGCATTCGCACGTATGCATGGCGTGCCCGTCTTCCTCAACGTCGAGTATTCGCTGCTCCAACCGCACCGTTACCAACATCTGATTACCCAATCTGCCTATGCGCAATCGCCGATGTCCGACGTGCACGTCGTGCAGGAAGACCCACGCGCCATCGCCAAGGCGTTGCATGCGCTCGGCGTCGAAGTCGCATTCGTCACGCGCGGTAAGCACGGCTCGCTGGCAATAGACCCGTCGGGATTGATCGAAGTACCCGCGCCGTCCGTGAACGTCGTGGATACCCAGGGCGCCGGTGCGGTTTACTCCGCTGCAGCGATGTACGGCCTGCTCGCCGACTGGCCGATCGAACGAGTTGTGCGCTTCGCTACCACGGCGGCGTCGCTCAAGTGCGCGCAGCACGGTTTGCCACACATGGCAGTGGAAGCTATCGTCGCCCACGCAGCGAATGAGCCCTGA
- a CDS encoding glycosyl transferase — MHNSQLTTHDSQPTAHRSQRADLAVVILNYNTRDLLRGCLLSLRAQAGLRFAVCVVDNASTDDSAAMVAAEFPEASLVRNPVNNGFSAGNNLGLRHFGFPEDGRARYAMLLNPDTVVPPDALRRMVAFADAHPDVGVIGPKLVLKDGSLDKACRRSFPTPEVSFYRFVGLSQLFPRSKRFGRYNMTYLDEDEQADVDSVVGACMMLRAEVIARIGLLDEQFFMYGEDLDWCLRAKQAGYRVVYYPEVVVHHVKRAASRTSAKARYEFQRAMWLFYRKHYRANTHPLVDGLIRLGLVVRGGPALLREMAQEQ, encoded by the coding sequence ATGCACAACTCACAACTCACAACTCACGACTCACAACCCACGGCTCACCGCTCGCAGCGCGCTGATCTCGCCGTCGTCATCCTGAACTACAACACGCGCGATCTACTGCGCGGCTGCCTGCTGTCGCTGCGCGCGCAGGCCGGCCTGCGCTTCGCCGTCTGCGTGGTGGACAACGCCTCGACCGACGACAGCGCCGCAATGGTGGCCGCCGAGTTTCCGGAAGCGTCGCTGGTGCGCAATCCGGTCAACAACGGCTTCTCCGCGGGCAACAACCTCGGGCTGAGGCATTTTGGCTTCCCGGAGGACGGACGGGCGCGCTACGCCATGTTGCTCAACCCGGACACCGTCGTGCCGCCCGACGCGCTGCGCCGGATGGTTGCCTTCGCCGACGCCCATCCCGACGTCGGCGTGATCGGGCCGAAGCTGGTGCTGAAAGATGGCTCGCTGGACAAGGCCTGCCGGCGCAGCTTCCCCACGCCGGAGGTGTCGTTCTATCGCTTCGTCGGCCTGAGCCAGCTGTTCCCGCGCAGCAAGCGCTTCGGCCGCTACAACATGACCTACCTCGATGAAGATGAGCAGGCCGATGTGGATTCCGTCGTCGGGGCGTGCATGATGCTGCGCGCCGAGGTCATTGCCCGCATTGGGCTGCTCGACGAGCAATTCTTCATGTACGGCGAAGACCTGGACTGGTGCTTGCGCGCCAAGCAGGCCGGCTACCGCGTGGTGTATTACCCCGAAGTCGTGGTGCATCACGTCAAGCGCGCCGCCAGCCGCACCAGCGCCAAGGCACGGTATGAGTTCCAGCGAGCGATGTGGCTGTTCTACCGAAAGCACTACCGCGCCAACACCCATCCGCTGGTGGACGGACTGATCCGGCTGGGGCTGGTCGTGCGTGGCGGGCCGGCGCTGCTGCGCGAGATGGCGCAGGAGCAGTGA
- the lysA-1 gene encoding diaminopimelate decarboxylase, translated as MDCLPDDLLDEIARQVGTPCYVYDRARIARNYARLANALAPTADVGRICYSIKANGNLSLLRLMRDLGAGFDVVSGGELQRALMAGAAPDRIVFAGVGKRDDELIAALNAGIGWINVESAQELRVLSDLAAARGVVQRVALRINPGIDPHTHRYLATGKRASKFGIEIEEALRLVARRADYPGVVIEGLHIHIGSMVSDVAPYRDAMRVALEVIAQCRTLGATVTTLNLGGGFGVAYQPDQTDAPVEAIASAIVPSARQASLRLLFEPGRAIVANAGTLLTRVLYTKSNGGVRYAVVDAAMNDLIRPALYGAVHRVSLVSGVSKVSGASLVSAVSVVGPVCESGDVLAEGVMLPELQRGDLLAIHHAGAYGMSMASNYNTRPRAAEVLVVDGMWKVIRRRESLEDLWAHEVECSA; from the coding sequence ATGGACTGCCTCCCCGATGATCTGCTCGACGAGATCGCGCGACAAGTCGGCACGCCCTGCTATGTGTATGACCGCGCGCGCATCGCGCGGAACTATGCCCGGCTGGCGAACGCGTTGGCGCCTACTGCAGACGTCGGGCGCATCTGCTACTCCATCAAAGCCAACGGCAACCTGTCTCTGTTGCGGCTGATGCGCGATCTAGGCGCGGGCTTCGACGTGGTGAGCGGCGGCGAGCTGCAGCGCGCGTTGATGGCCGGCGCCGCGCCGGATCGCATTGTGTTCGCCGGCGTAGGCAAGCGCGACGACGAGCTGATCGCCGCGCTAAACGCCGGCATCGGCTGGATCAACGTCGAGAGCGCGCAGGAGTTGCGCGTGTTGAGCGATTTAGCAGCGGCACGCGGCGTCGTCCAGCGCGTCGCGTTGCGGATCAACCCCGGCATTGACCCACACACCCATCGCTACCTCGCCACCGGCAAGCGGGCCAGCAAATTCGGCATCGAGATCGAGGAAGCGCTGCGGCTCGTCGCCCGGCGCGCAGATTATCCCGGCGTCGTCATCGAAGGCCTTCACATCCACATCGGCTCGATGGTGAGCGACGTTGCGCCGTACCGGGACGCGATGCGGGTAGCGCTCGAGGTCATCGCGCAGTGCCGGACGCTGGGCGCGACGGTCACGACGCTCAACCTGGGCGGCGGCTTTGGCGTCGCCTATCAGCCCGACCAGACCGATGCGCCGGTCGAGGCCATCGCCAGCGCCATCGTCCCAAGTGCACGCCAGGCCAGCCTGCGCTTGCTGTTCGAGCCGGGACGCGCGATCGTTGCCAATGCCGGCACGTTGCTCACCCGCGTGCTCTACACCAAAAGCAATGGCGGCGTGCGTTATGCCGTTGTGGATGCTGCAATGAACGACCTGATCCGGCCGGCGCTGTACGGCGCGGTGCATCGGGTGTCGTTGGTGTCGGGGGTGTCAAAGGTGTCAGGAGCGTCGTTAGTGTCGGCAGTGTCGGTGGTGGGGCCGGTGTGCGAGAGCGGCGACGTGTTGGCCGAGGGGGTGATGCTGCCGGAGCTTCAGCGCGGTGACCTGCTGGCGATCCATCACGCCGGCGCATACGGCATGAGCATGGCCAGCAACTACAATACCCGCCCGCGCGCTGCCGAGGTCCTGGTTGTAGACGGCATGTGGAAGGTTATTCGCAGGCGAGAAAGCCTAGAAGACCTCTGGGCGCACGAAGTAGAATGCTCGGCCTGA
- the mtaD gene encoding 5-methylthioadenosine/S-adenosylhomocysteine deaminase, which produces MPQVLSTFDLLIAGCDVLIRQDGKYVVVNDRDIVIAGNRIAAIVPTETIDRAQAREVIDASGLLAIPGLINCHTHAPMVLFRGLAEDVTIEAWFNDYIWPLESNEEPEDIYWGALLAIAEMIQSGVTTFADHYFFCDEIAEAVDQAGVRANIGWAVFGHEGEAKLNQTVDFARRWQGGAGGRITTWLAPHSPYLCDRDFLALTAQHAKALNTGIHIHCSETHDQVALSLKQHGVTPPFMLQQAGVLDVPVLLAHGIALTPEDIAMLKDHDVAVAQCPKTYMKLAMGTAPVRAMREAGITVGIGTDGVVSSNTLDVLEQMRLLALDQKQAMKDSTTMPLQAVMEIAFAGSAAALRLPGIGELAEGKLADIALLRQEGAHLFPRYDAIANLVYSAHAGDVDTVICDGKLLMRYGRLLTVDLPHVKAEITCRLQRLNQRVAEKRLATYPT; this is translated from the coding sequence ATGCCACAGGTCCTTTCAACGTTCGATCTGCTCATCGCCGGCTGTGATGTGCTGATCCGGCAGGATGGCAAATACGTCGTCGTCAACGACCGCGATATCGTCATCGCCGGCAATCGCATCGCAGCGATCGTCCCTACTGAAACGATTGACCGCGCGCAGGCGCGCGAGGTGATTGACGCCAGCGGCCTGCTCGCCATCCCCGGCTTGATCAACTGTCACACGCACGCGCCGATGGTGCTCTTCCGCGGCCTGGCCGAGGATGTCACCATCGAGGCTTGGTTCAACGACTACATCTGGCCGCTGGAGAGCAACGAGGAGCCGGAGGACATTTACTGGGGCGCGCTGCTGGCCATCGCGGAGATGATCCAGAGCGGCGTCACGACGTTCGCCGATCACTACTTCTTCTGCGATGAGATCGCCGAGGCAGTGGACCAGGCTGGGGTGCGGGCCAACATCGGCTGGGCGGTCTTCGGCCACGAGGGCGAGGCGAAGCTGAACCAGACGGTGGACTTCGCGCGGCGCTGGCAAGGTGGCGCCGGCGGGCGCATCACGACCTGGCTCGCGCCGCATTCGCCCTACCTCTGTGATCGCGACTTCCTAGCACTCACGGCTCAGCACGCCAAAGCGTTGAACACCGGAATCCATATCCATTGCAGCGAGACGCACGATCAGGTGGCACTCAGCTTGAAGCAGCATGGCGTCACGCCGCCGTTCATGCTGCAGCAGGCCGGCGTGCTCGACGTGCCGGTGCTGCTGGCCCACGGCATCGCCCTGACGCCCGAAGACATCGCCATGCTCAAGGATCACGACGTGGCGGTGGCGCAATGCCCGAAGACCTACATGAAGCTGGCGATGGGCACGGCGCCGGTGCGCGCGATGCGCGAGGCCGGCATCACGGTAGGCATCGGCACCGATGGCGTGGTCAGCAGCAACACGCTGGACGTGCTCGAGCAGATGCGCCTGCTCGCGCTCGACCAGAAGCAGGCCATGAAAGACTCGACGACGATGCCGCTGCAGGCGGTGATGGAAATCGCATTCGCCGGAAGCGCAGCGGCGCTGCGCCTGCCGGGCATCGGCGAGTTGGCCGAGGGCAAGCTGGCCGACATCGCCTTGTTGCGACAAGAGGGCGCGCATCTATTCCCGCGCTACGATGCTATTGCCAATCTGGTGTATTCGGCGCATGCGGGCGATGTGGACACAGTGATCTGTGACGGCAAGTTGCTGATGCGTTACGGCCGGCTGCTCACCGTTGACCTGCCGCACGTCAAGGCCGAGATCACGTGCCGGTTGCAGCGTCTGAACCAGCGCGTGGCGGAGAAGCGGCTGGCGACGTATCCCACGTAG